Proteins found in one Anoplolepis gracilipes chromosome 7, ASM4749672v1, whole genome shotgun sequence genomic segment:
- the LOC140667483 gene encoding integrin beta-PS has protein sequence MTLWTTVVFLFLMTRLFVLASSQHRDRENLCEFQQTCTSCLQMPRCVWCSTMVSGQNASSPLLRCVSKQTFLREGHFWCPLSDVIHHENTMDILENRPLSSVKGKDPVQVQPQKIRLRLRRGEDYRVILKYSQAEDYPVDLYYLMDLSASMERYRDKLSKLGLHLAKAMQKLTSNFRIGFGSFIDKVVLPMTNTQPDKLISPCTLKTGDPCAPPYNYKNQMSLTENVALFEDQVQAAPVSGNLDGPEGGLDAMMQVIVCTKEIGWRQKARHLIVFSTDAVSHIAGDGKLAGIIEPNDCMCHLDEKGFYSHSLLQDYPSISQINRKAREHNMNIIFAVPDHKNATYQRLSQSISGSSTGTLENESQNVVALVSSEYEKLVDSVTIIDTAPKIINIKYFSRCLNKTGELLERQECGGLRVGNVIEFEVVIKVVECPKDPKHWQQTVEIKPRGLNESLTIDLEIICDCPCEKPGHPGYRLNAMECKNNGKSVCGVCSCNPGFYGKQCECEGNEVGAGNSISMADCKPDNQTAEICSGHGTCKCGVCDCDKRPNNPHEMFYGKYCECDNFSCKRSGGQVCGGRGKCECGTCNCLPGWGGETCDCKETNSTCISPSGGNVEICSGRGDCICGSCHCQERDNIRYSGQYCEECPTCPGQRCEELKDCVECVAYNTGPLAKDRKCDLCMHEIDIVDVVEEDPVKDEETGARICRTPGDAGCTFVFKYQYHRDGTGGDIKIFKIQAQKERTCPAPINVVGVALGVIISTVIIGFLILLIWKILTMIHDKREYAKFEKERALAKWDRGENPLYKQATSTFCNPTFNENAKD, from the exons ATGACACTGTGGACGACGGTTGTCTTTCTTTTCCTGATGACGCGGCTCTTCGTGCTCGCATCCTCGCAGCATCGGGACCGGGAAAACCTCTGCGAGTTCCAACAGACCTGCACGAGCTGCCTACAAATGCCGCGATGCGTGTGGTGTTCCACGAtg GTATCTGGACAAAATGCAAGCAGTCCTTTGCTGCGTTGCGTATCCAAACAGACGTTTTTGAGAGAAGGCCATTTCTGGTGTCCACTATCGGATGTAATCCATCACGAGAATACAATGGATATCCTCGAAAATCGACCGCTGTCTTCGGTCAAGGGTAAAGATCCTGTCCAAGTTCAACCACAGAAGATACGTTTACGTCTCAGACGAg gaGAGGATTATCGCGTGATTCTGAAATACAGTCAAGCAGAAGATTATCCTGtggatttatattatcttatggATCTATCCGCGTCTATGGAACGGTACAGAGATAAATTATCGAAACTTGGCTTGCATTTGGCAAAAGCTATGCAAAAACTCACGTCGAATTTCCGTATCGGCTTTGGCAGCTTTATAGACAAGGTCGTTTTACCGATGACCAACACGCAGCCTGACAA atTGATATCTCCCTGCACTTTGAAAACTGGAGATCCATGTGCACCgccttataattataaaaatcaaatgtcTCTCACGGAGAACGTAGCTTTATTTGAg GATCAGGTACAAGCGGCACCGGTGTCAGGTAATTTGGACGGTCCTGAAGGTGGACTCGATGCGATGATGCAGGTCATCGTGTGTACCAAGGAAATCGGCTGGCGCCAAAAAGCGCGTCATCTTATCGTGTTCTCGACTGACGCGGTCTCCCACATTGCTGGAGACGGTAAA CTTGCAGGAATAATAGAGCCTAACGATTGCATGTGCCATTTAGATGAGAAAGGATTTTACAGTCATTCTCTTTTACAGGATTATCCGTCAATCTCTCag ATCAATAGGAAAGCACGCGAACATAACATGAATATTATCTTTGCCGTTCCTGATCACAAAAATGCGACCTATCAGCGATTGAGTCAAAGTATCAGTGGGTCTTCAACAGGCACTTTGGAAAACGAATCGCAGAACGTCGTCGCCTTAGTGAGCAGTGAATACGAG aAACTAGTAGATTCAGTGACGATAATCGACACAGCAccaaagataattaatattaaatatttttctcgatgtTTAAACAAAACGGGAGAATTGCTAGAACGTCAAGAATGCGGAGGACTTCGCGTAGGCAATGTTATTGAATTTGAAGTTGTGATCAAG GTCGTTGAATGTCCCAAAGATCCGAAGCATTGGCAGCAAACCGTGGAGATCAAACCCAGAGGTTTGAATGAGAGTTTGACTATCGATCTAGAAATCATATGCGATTGTCCTTGTGAGAAACCTGGGCATCCg GGATATCGACTGAACGCTATGGAATGCAAGAATAACGGAAAATCAGTATGCGGCGTGTGTTCCTGTAATCCCGGTTTTTATGGAAAGCAATGCGAGTGCGAGGGAAACGAGGTCGGTGCTGGCAACTCGATCTCGATGGCCGATTGTAAACCCGACAATCAAACCGCGGAGATTTGCAGCGGACATGGTACATGCAAATGCGGCGTCTGTGACTGCGATAAACGACCAAACAATCCGCATGAAATGTTTTACGGGAAATACTGCGAGTGCGATAATTTCTCTTGCAAACGCAGTGGCGGCCAG GTCTGCGGCGGACGGGGCAAGTGCGAATGCGGTACCTGCAATTGCCTACCAGGCTGGGGTGGCGAGACGTGCGACTGCAAGGAGACCAATAGCACATGCATTTCACCGTCGGGCGGGAACGTCGAGATTTGTAGCGGACGCGGCGATTGCATCTGCGGCAGCTGCCATTGCCAGGAACGAGACAATATCCGATACTCCGGACAATACTGCGAGGAGTGCCCT acATGTCCGGGACAAAGATGCGAGGAGCTGAAGGATTGCGTGGAGTGCGTAGCGTATAATACAGGACCGCTCGCGAAGGACAGGAAATGTGACTTGTGCATGCACGAAATTGACATT GTCGACGTTGTCGAAGAAGACCCTGTGAAAGATGAGGAAACCGGCGCCCGCATATGCCGAACACCCGGTGATGCAGGCTGCACGTTTGTCTTCAAATACCAGTATCATAGAGACGGTACTGGCGGAGATATTAAAATCTTCAAAATTCAAGctcagaaagagagaacttGTCCGGCACCTATTAACGTCGTTG GTGTTGCACTGGGCGTCATCATAAGTACCGTCATTATTGGTTTCCTGATTCTCCTCATTTGGAAAATCCTTACGATGATCCACGACAAGAGAGAATATGCAAAGTTCGAGAAGGAGCGCGCTCTCGCCAAATGGGACAGA GGCGAGAATCCTCTCTACAAACAAGCGACATCGACTTTCTGCAATCCGACGTTCAACGAAAATgctaaagattaa